The genomic window GAGGCGACATTTCGGGGCAACTCGTCTCTCACCGGCGCGAGGGAGCGAGGGCGCGAGGGAGCGAGGGAGCGAAAGGGCGGGATTGCAGGAGGTGGTCAGGAGGAGGCAGGGACGCCGGCCGCTGCGGCGATGGTGCGCACCGCCTCCTCGTCGAGGACGAACACCTCGTCGCCGTCGTGCTCGTCGTGGGCCCGCACGGGCGTCGAGCGCACCGTGCCGTCGGGCAGCAGGTCGACGACGAGGAACCCCGAGCCGCGCACGGCCCGCTCGGTGCCGTGCGGTGCGCAGACGTCGGTCTCGTTGGCGACGGCGGGCGCCACGAGCACGGGCACCCCCGCCAGGGAGCCGACCACGTGGCGGTGGTAGTGGCCGGCGAGGACGACGCGGACGTCGGTCTCCTCGACGACCGCGGCCAGCGCCTCCGGGGCCTGCAGCGCCAGCGACTGGTGCAGGGTCGTGGGCGCCGGGAGCGGCGGGTGGTGCAGCACGAGCACCGTGCCGCGCGGCGCGGGCTCGGCGAGCAGGTCGCGGAGGAGGTCGAGCTGCTCCGGGCGGAGCAGGCCGTAGCCCGCCCGCGGCACCGAGGTGTCGAGGGTCACGACGCGCCAGCCGTCGACGAGCGAGACGCCGTCGACCGGGTGCGCGGGGTCGTGCTGCGCGGGGTCGTGCTGTGCGGGCCCCGGGTGCGCGGGGTCGTGCCGGAGCGCGTCGCGCCCGAGGTGGCCGTCGCCGAGCACCTCCGTGAAGCCGGCACGCAGGTCGTGGTTGCCGGGCACGAGCACGACGTCGACCTGCTCGTCCCGGCGCGCGGCCCAGCCCGCGAGGCGATCACGCAGCAGCTCGTAGGAGGCGGTGCTCCCGTCGTCCGACAGGTCGCCCGAGCCGACCAGCAGCCGGGCGCCCTCGACCCTGGCCGCCTCGGCGAGGACGCGGTCGAGCGCGGCCAGCGTGTCGACCGAGCCCTGGTGCAGGCTCCCGTCGCCGCTCAGGTGGGAGTCGCTGAGGTGGACGACGCGCAGGGCTCCGGACGGCAGGGCGAACATGCGCCGACCCTACTGGCCGTCGCCGCGCCTCAGGTGCTGCCTAGGCCAGGAACTGCTCGACGGGGCCGAGGCGGGCGTCGAGCTTGGCTCCGAGCTCGGCGAACATCGCGGTGACCGCCTCCCACTGCTCGTGCGAGGGGTTCTGCGGCTCGACGTAGAGGCCGTAGAAACGACGGCCGAGCGCGAGGGTCTCCAGCAGGACCGTCTCGGTGTCGTCGAGGAACTGCG from Frigoribacterium sp. PvP032 includes these protein-coding regions:
- a CDS encoding metallophosphoesterase is translated as MFALPSGALRVVHLSDSHLSGDGSLHQGSVDTLAALDRVLAEAARVEGARLLVGSGDLSDDGSTASYELLRDRLAGWAARRDEQVDVVLVPGNHDLRAGFTEVLGDGHLGRDALRHDPAHPGPAQHDPAQHDPAHPVDGVSLVDGWRVVTLDTSVPRAGYGLLRPEQLDLLRDLLAEPAPRGTVLVLHHPPLPAPTTLHQSLALQAPEALAAVVEETDVRVVLAGHYHRHVVGSLAGVPVLVAPAVANETDVCAPHGTERAVRGSGFLVVDLLPDGTVRSTPVRAHDEHDGDEVFVLDEEAVRTIAAAAGVPASS